A genomic segment from Juglans regia cultivar Chandler chromosome 14, Walnut 2.0, whole genome shotgun sequence encodes:
- the LOC109019397 gene encoding cycloartenol-C-24-methyltransferase isoform X2, with product MSKPGALDLASGLGGKIEKDDVLSAVEKYEKYHVHYGGEEEERKANYTDMVNKYYDLVTSFYEFGWGQSFHFAPRWKGESLRESIKRHEHFLALQLGLKPDQKVLDVGCGIGGPLREISRFSSTSITGLNNNEYQITRGKELNRIAGVDKTCEFVKADFMKMPFPDNTFDAVYAIEATCHAPDAYGCYKEIYRVLKPGQYFAAYEWCMTDSFDPNNSEHKKIKAEIEIGDGLPDIRSTGQCLEALKQAGFEVMALEFVGLAPRGSQRVQNFLAQAAEGLVEGGKKEIFTPMYFFLARKPLSGSQ from the exons ATGTCGAAGCCAGGGGCACTGGATCTCGCGTCGGGTCTCGGTGGAAAGATCGAAAAGGACGATGTCCTCTCCGCCGTTGAAAA GTATGAGAAGTATCATGTCCATTATGgtggtgaagaagaagagagaaaagctAACTACACTGACATG GTTAATAAATACTATGATCTCGTTACCAGCTTTTATGAGTTTGGTTGGGGTCAGTCTTTCCATTTTGCACCCAG ATGGAAAGGGGAGTCTCTTCGAGAGAGCATCAAGAGACACGAGCACTTTCTTGCTTTACAGCTAGGCCTGAAGCCTGACCAGAAG GTGTTGGATGTAGGATGCGGAATCGGTGGACCACTGAGAGAAATTTCTAGATTCAG CTCAACATCAATTACGGGGTTGAACAACAATGAATATCAGATAACGAGGGGAAAG GAACTCAACCGCATTGCTGGAGTTGACAAAACCTGTGAATTTGTGAAG GCCGACTTCATGAAAATGCCATTTCCTGACAATACTTTTGATGCAGTATATGCAATTGAAGCCACTTGCCATGCACCAGATGCT TATGGATGCTACAAAGAAATATACAGAGTACTGAAGCCGGGCCAATATTTTGCTGCATATGAATGGTGCATGACTGATTCTTTTGATCCCAATAACAgtgaacataaaaaaataaag GCAGAAATTGAGATTGGCGATGGTCTTCCTGATATCAGGTCGACGGGACAATGCCTTGAAGCTCTGAAACAAGCAGGTTTTGAG GTTATGGCCCTGGAATTTGTGGGACTTGCCCCAAGAGGAAGTCAACGTGTTCAAAACTTTCTGGCACAGGCTGCAGAAGGGCTTGTAGAAGGTGGAAA GAAAGAGATTTTCACGCCAATGTATTTCTTTTTGGCCCGGAAGCCGCTTTCAGGCAGTCAGTAA
- the LOC109019397 gene encoding cycloartenol-C-24-methyltransferase isoform X1 — translation MSKPGALDLASGLGGKIEKDDVLSAVEKYEKYHVHYGGEEEERKANYTDMVNKYYDLVTSFYEFGWGQSFHFAPRWKGESLRESIKRHEHFLALQLGLKPDQKVLDVGCGIGGPLREISRFSSTSITGLNNNEYQITRGKELNRIAGVDKTCEFVKADFMKMPFPDNTFDAVYAIEATCHAPDAYGCYKEIYRVLKPGQYFAAYEWCMTDSFDPNNSEHKKIKAEIEIGDGLPDIRSTGQCLEALKQAGFEVVWEKDLAVSSPLPWYLPLDKSHFSLSTFRLTAVGRFITKNMVMALEFVGLAPRGSQRVQNFLAQAAEGLVEGGKKEIFTPMYFFLARKPLSGSQ, via the exons ATGTCGAAGCCAGGGGCACTGGATCTCGCGTCGGGTCTCGGTGGAAAGATCGAAAAGGACGATGTCCTCTCCGCCGTTGAAAA GTATGAGAAGTATCATGTCCATTATGgtggtgaagaagaagagagaaaagctAACTACACTGACATG GTTAATAAATACTATGATCTCGTTACCAGCTTTTATGAGTTTGGTTGGGGTCAGTCTTTCCATTTTGCACCCAG ATGGAAAGGGGAGTCTCTTCGAGAGAGCATCAAGAGACACGAGCACTTTCTTGCTTTACAGCTAGGCCTGAAGCCTGACCAGAAG GTGTTGGATGTAGGATGCGGAATCGGTGGACCACTGAGAGAAATTTCTAGATTCAG CTCAACATCAATTACGGGGTTGAACAACAATGAATATCAGATAACGAGGGGAAAG GAACTCAACCGCATTGCTGGAGTTGACAAAACCTGTGAATTTGTGAAG GCCGACTTCATGAAAATGCCATTTCCTGACAATACTTTTGATGCAGTATATGCAATTGAAGCCACTTGCCATGCACCAGATGCT TATGGATGCTACAAAGAAATATACAGAGTACTGAAGCCGGGCCAATATTTTGCTGCATATGAATGGTGCATGACTGATTCTTTTGATCCCAATAACAgtgaacataaaaaaataaag GCAGAAATTGAGATTGGCGATGGTCTTCCTGATATCAGGTCGACGGGACAATGCCTTGAAGCTCTGAAACAAGCAGGTTTTGAG GTTGTATGGGAGAAAGATCTCGCCGTAAGCTCACCTCTCCCTTGGTACTTGCCTTTGGATAAAAGTCACTTCTCTCTAAGTACTTTCCGTCTAACTGCTGTTGGGCGTTTCATTACGAAAAATATG GTTATGGCCCTGGAATTTGTGGGACTTGCCCCAAGAGGAAGTCAACGTGTTCAAAACTTTCTGGCACAGGCTGCAGAAGGGCTTGTAGAAGGTGGAAA GAAAGAGATTTTCACGCCAATGTATTTCTTTTTGGCCCGGAAGCCGCTTTCAGGCAGTCAGTAA
- the LOC108988702 gene encoding cycloartenol-C-24-methyltransferase-like — protein sequence MSKAGALGLASRVGGSIEKNAVLYAVEEYEKYHDYYGGGEEEERKAECTNMANIYYDLATGFYEFGWGESFHFAHRWKGESLRESMKRYEHFLALQLGLKPGQKVLDVGCGIGGPLREISRFSSASVTGLNNNEYQIARGMELNCIAGVDKTCNFVKADFMKMPFPDNTFDAVYAIEATCHAPDAHGCYKEIYRVLEPGQCFAAYEWCMTDVFDPNNREHKKVKEEIQIGDGLSDIRSTGEVIEALKQAGFEVMWEKNIAVDSPVPWYLPLDKSHFSLSSFHTTAIGRFFTGNMVKCLEFMGLAPKGSGRVQKLLERAADGLVEGGKKGIFTPMYFFLVRKPHSDNQ from the exons ATGTCGAAGGCAGGGGCACTGGGTCTGGCGTCGCGTGTCGGCGGAAGCATCGAGAAGAACGCAGTCCTCTATGCTGTAGAAGA GTACGAGAAGTATCATGACTATTATGGAGGAggtgaagaggaagagagaaaagcTGAATGCACTAACATG GCAAATATTTACTATGATCTTGCTACCGGCTTTTATGAATTTGGCTGGGGGGAATCTTTCCATTTTGCACACAG ATGGAAAGGGGAGTCTCTTCGAGAGAGCATGAAGCGATACGAGCACTTCCTTGCTTTACAACTAGGCCTGAAGCCTGGACAGAAG GTGTTGGACGTAGGATGTGGAATTGGTGGACCACTAAGAGAAATTTCTAGATTCAG TTCAGCATCAGTTACGGGATTGAACAACAATGAATATCAGATAGCAAGGGGAATG GAACTAAACTGCATTGCTGGAGTGGACAAAACCTGTAACTTTGTGAAG GCTGACTTCATGAAAATGCCGTTCCCTGACAATACTTTTGATGCAGTATATGCAATTGAAGCGACTTGCCATGCACCGGATGCA CATGGGTGCTACAAAGAAATTTACAGAGTACTAGAGCCTGGCCAGTGTTTTGCCGCGTATGAGTGGTGCATGACTGATGTTTTCGATCCCAATAACAGAGAGCATAAAAAAGTAAAG GAAGAAATCCAGATCGGTGATGGGCTCTCTGACATCAGGTCCACAGGAGAAGTCATTGAGGCTTTGAAACAAGCTGGTTTTGAG GTCATGTGGGAGAAAAACATTGCCGTGGACTCACCTGTCCCCTGGTACTTGCCTTTGGATAAAAGTCACTTCTCACTGAGTAGTTTCCATACAACTGCAATTGGGCGTTTCTTTACAGGAAACATG GTCAAGTGCCTGGAATTTATGGGACTTGCCCCAAAGGGAAGTGGGCGTGTTCAAAAATTGCTAGAGCGGGCTGCAGATGGGCTAGTTGAAGGTGGAAA GAAAGGGATTTTCACGCCAATGTATTTCTTCTTGGTCCGGAAGCCGCATTCAGACAATCAGTAA
- the LOC109021792 gene encoding probable ribosome biogenesis protein RLP24 codes for MRIEKCWFCSSTIYPGHGMQFVRNDAKIFRFCRSKCHKNFKMKRNPRKVKWTKAYRRLHGKDMTQDSTFEFERKRNRPERYDRNLTENTLKAIKTIDKVRSRREAKHIERRKKGKKAQEMREAVKELEQNISLVKAPSVLKEDPSLTLPKIKVKVSHAQVENQPMEE; via the exons atgaggataGAGAAGTGTTGGTTTTGTTCCTCCACTATCTATCCAGGGCATGGTATGCAATTTGTCCGCAATGATGCAAAG ATATTTCGCTTTTGCAGATCCAAGTGCCACAAGAACTTCAAGATGAAGAGGAACCCACGCAAGGTGAAATGGACCAAGGCCTATAGGCGGTTACATGGGAAGGACATGACACAG GATTCTACCTTTGAGTTTGAGAGAAAGCGTAATAGGCCAGAAAGATACGACAGGAACCTTACAGAAAACACTCTGAAGGCCATTAAGACGATTGATAAAGTTAGATCAAGGAGGGAGGCCAAACACATTGAGAGGAG aaagaagggaaagaaggCCCAGGAGATGAGGGAGGCAGTAAAGGAGCTGGAGCAGaacattagcttggtcaaagcTCCATCTGTTCTCAAGGAGGACCCATCTCTCACTCTTCCAAAGATCAAGGTCAAGGTGTCTCATGCACAGGTAGAGAATCAACCAATGGAAGAATGA